One genomic window of Daphnia pulex isolate KAP4 chromosome 12, ASM2113471v1 includes the following:
- the LOC124209262 gene encoding uncharacterized protein LOC124209262 isoform X5, translated as MKQQIYMDMQLKMNTNQNWMMMEGLKVPVVIHPSHYDTLGDTVSNKKPVVVPSTMFEYIGPVTGTDMSHFKCLMGCLPTYNTNGSPKYISCSNNSRFNIRRHVKSKHEAKLKQFDNETKNLHGEPTKKRSKSSSQNLKQNCQKNNDISSKTVSCQTEFGDLGSNDTTTNPLKDKDHSTKSIGFKKPIKVPRTMFQYIGPGKGTEMSLFKCLLGCVPMYNSNGTEKYISCANSSRFNLRRHVKFKHKSKLHLFNEKSKRQRSLKEDLPDKQSESTRFQLRPILNQQENPLRDKTVGETPHKSLSITEDSASSANSLVETARDKNLSVIESSPLPFVDVTDFLQMTLDVRPSSARGGNVPSCPSQQEAVDQSDSALENLSISSNLVRRMYSSSSSSKEKSTGTIANKDSSIVSRLSRSLSTPENENTLQSCQEAKQTDSPSSVDIDYLHFPRAITVDPVFQDDIDEPDPIVNTPTALFRHSSRSSQAITKQAITTKELSKTVEGRSIKDGAQLNPHLIKPSALPLKELKLSPNESTAFQDLFGNHVYWLQLIKRPRLVGNSVLWNDVYQELQPTRIDTVPGKCEIKFRTFLHGNVITKYYKPVKLSQKANDAIDNYPFAAWTPLITVSSETIHVLKLARITGIDDPMLPLIPELIIS; from the exons atgaaacaacaaatttacatGGATATGCAACTGAAAATGAACACCAATCAGAattggatgatgatggaaggCCTAAAAGTACCAGTAGTGATACATCCATCCCACT ATGATACCTTGGGGGACACTGTCAGTAATAAAAAACCAGTTGTAGTTCCCAGCACAATGTTTGAATATATTGGGCCTGTCACAGGAACAGACATGTCCCACTTCAAATGCTTAATGGGCTGTTTACCTACATACAATACCAACGGTTCTCCGAAGTACATTTCTTGCTCGAACAACTCTAGATTCAATATTCGCAGGCATGTGAAG TCAAAGCACGAAGCTAAACTGAAGCAGTTTGataatgaaaccaaaaatttgcATGGAgaaccaacaaaaaagaggagtAAATCATCATCTCAGAATCTGAAACAGAATTGTCAAAAGAATAATGACATTTCTAGTAAAACTGTGTCCTGCCAAACAGAATTTGGTGATTTAGGATCTAATGATACCACCACCAATCCACT CAAAGACAAAGATCACTCTACCAAATCCATCGGATTCAAGAAACCAATCAAAGTTCCAAGAACAATGTTTCAGTACATTGGCCCTGGAAAAGGAACAGAAATGTCGCTATTTAAATGTTTGCTTGGATGTGTACCAATGTACAACTCCAATGGcacagaaaaatatatttcttgtGCCAACAGTTCACGGTTCAATCTGCGCAGGCACGTCAAG ttcaaACACAAATCCAAACTGCATCTGTTCAATGAAAAGTCCAAGCGGCAGCGTTCTTTGAAAGAAGATCTCCCAGACAAACAGAGCGAATCTACACGGTTTCAACTCAGACCAATTCTCAACCAGCAAGAAAATCCGCTTCGAGACAAAACAGTCGGG GAAACTCCCCATAAGTCATTAAGTATAACGGAAGATTCGGCATCTTCCGCTAATTCACTT GTTGAAACAGCCAGAGATAAAAACCTCTCCGTTATCGAAAGTTCGCCTTTACCTTTTGTTGATGTCACGGAT TTTCTCCAGATGACCCTTGATGTTCGGCCATCTTCAGCGAGAGGTGGAAATGTACCTTCTTGTCCTAGTCAACAGGAGGCTGTAGATCAAAGCGACTCCGCTTTAGAAAACCTATCGATCTCATCGAATCTTGTACGCCGAAtgtactcttcttcttcttcgtcgaaA GAAAAATCCACCGGGACGATAGCCAACAAAGATAGTAGTATTGTTTCGAGGTTAAGTCGATCCTTGTCGAcaccagaaaatgaaaat ACTTTGCAGTCCTGTCAAGAAGCCAAACAGACAGATTCACCTTCGAGTGTTGATATTGACTATTTGCATTTTCCTCGTGCAATAACG GTAGATCCAGTTTTCCAAGATGATATAGATGAACCAGACCCAATAGTGAATACACCGACAGCACTTTTTCGCCATTCATCTAGGTCCTCGCAAGCCATTACAAAACAAGCT aTAACTACGAAAGAACTTTCAAAAACAGTAGAAGGCAGAAGTATAAAAGATGGTGCACAGTTGAACCCTCATCTAATAAAACCTTCTGCGCTCCCTCTGAAAGA GTTGAAATTATCGCCCAACGAATCCACTGCCTTTCAAGATTTATTTGGTAATCATGTCTACTGGCTCCAGCTGATCAAGCGGCCTAGACTTGTTGGCAACTCTGTTCTGTGGAACGATGTGTACCAGGAGCTTCAGCCAACGCGAATCGATACCGTTCCGGGCAAATGCGAAATCAAGTTTCGAACATTTTTACATGGAAATGTCATCACCAAATACTACAAACCGGTCAAGTTGAGTCAAAAAGCGAATGACGCCATCGATAACTACCCATTTGCCGCCTGGACACCACTGATCACAGTCTCAAGCGAAACGATTCACGTTTTAAAGCTCGCTCGCATCACGGGGATCGACGATCCAATGCTGCCACTCATTCCAGAACTGATCATTTCTTGA
- the LOC124209262 gene encoding uncharacterized protein LOC124209262 isoform X2, with the protein MGLALQLPMNSNQKIWMMMEGLKVPVVIHPSHYDTLADTVSNKKPVVVPSTMFEYIGPVTGKDMSHFKCLLGCLPSYNTNGSPKYISCSNYSRFNIRRHVKLKHMASLNQFDNETTNLHGYATENEHQSELDDDGRPKSTSSDTSIPLEDDTLGDTVSNKKPVVVPSTMFEYIGPVTGTDMSHFKCLMGCLPTYNTNGSPKYISCSNNSRFNIRRHVKSKHEAKLKQFDNETKNLHGEPTKKRSKSSSQNLKQNCQKNNDISSKTVSCQTEFGDLGSNDTTTNPLKDKDHSTKSIGFKKPIKVPRTMFQYIGPGKGTEMSLFKCLLGCVPMYNSNGTEKYISCANSSRFNLRRHVKFKHKSKLHLFNEKSKRQRSLKEDLPDKQSESTRFQLRPILNQQENPLRDKTVGETPHKSLSITEDSASSANSLVETARDKNLSVIESSPLPFVDVTDFLQMTLDVRPSSARGGNVPSCPSQQEAVDQSDSALENLSISSNLVRRMYSSSSSSKEKSTGTIANKDSSIVSRLSRSLSTPENENTLQSCQEAKQTDSPSSVDIDYLHFPRAITVDPVFQDDIDEPDPIVNTPTALFRHSSRSSQAITKQAITTKELSKTVEGRSIKDGAQLNPHLIKPSALPLKELKLSPNESTAFQDLFGNHVYWLQLIKRPRLVGNSVLWNDVYQELQPTRIDTVPGKCEIKFRTFLHGNVITKYYKPVKLSQKANDAIDNYPFAAWTPLITVSSETIHVLKLARITGIDDPMLPLIPELIIS; encoded by the exons ATGGGACTTGCATTGCAACTGCCAATGAACTCCAATCAGAAAAtatggatgatgatggaaggCCTAAAAGTACCAGTAGTGATACATCCATCCCACT ATGATACCTTGGCGGACACTGTCAGTAATAAAAAACCAGTTGTAGTTCCCAGCACAATGTTTGAATATATTGGACCTGTCACAGGAAAAGACATGTCTCACTTTAAATGCTTACTGGGCTGTTTACCTTCATACAATACCAACGGTTCTCCGAAGTACATCTCTTGCTCGAACTACTCAAGATTCAATATTCGCAGGCATGTGAAG TTAAAGCACATGGCTAGTCTGAATCAGTTTGAtaatgaaacaacaaatttacatGGATATGCAACTGAAAATGAACACCAATCAGAattggatgatgatggaaggCCTAAAAGTACCAGTAGTGATACATCCATCCCACT TGAAGATGATACCTTGGGGGACACTGTCAGTAATAAAAAACCAGTTGTAGTTCCCAGCACAATGTTTGAATATATTGGGCCTGTCACAGGAACAGACATGTCCCACTTCAAATGCTTAATGGGCTGTTTACCTACATACAATACCAACGGTTCTCCGAAGTACATTTCTTGCTCGAACAACTCTAGATTCAATATTCGCAGGCATGTGAAG TCAAAGCACGAAGCTAAACTGAAGCAGTTTGataatgaaaccaaaaatttgcATGGAgaaccaacaaaaaagaggagtAAATCATCATCTCAGAATCTGAAACAGAATTGTCAAAAGAATAATGACATTTCTAGTAAAACTGTGTCCTGCCAAACAGAATTTGGTGATTTAGGATCTAATGATACCACCACCAATCCACT CAAAGACAAAGATCACTCTACCAAATCCATCGGATTCAAGAAACCAATCAAAGTTCCAAGAACAATGTTTCAGTACATTGGCCCTGGAAAAGGAACAGAAATGTCGCTATTTAAATGTTTGCTTGGATGTGTACCAATGTACAACTCCAATGGcacagaaaaatatatttcttgtGCCAACAGTTCACGGTTCAATCTGCGCAGGCACGTCAAG ttcaaACACAAATCCAAACTGCATCTGTTCAATGAAAAGTCCAAGCGGCAGCGTTCTTTGAAAGAAGATCTCCCAGACAAACAGAGCGAATCTACACGGTTTCAACTCAGACCAATTCTCAACCAGCAAGAAAATCCGCTTCGAGACAAAACAGTCGGG GAAACTCCCCATAAGTCATTAAGTATAACGGAAGATTCGGCATCTTCCGCTAATTCACTT GTTGAAACAGCCAGAGATAAAAACCTCTCCGTTATCGAAAGTTCGCCTTTACCTTTTGTTGATGTCACGGAT TTTCTCCAGATGACCCTTGATGTTCGGCCATCTTCAGCGAGAGGTGGAAATGTACCTTCTTGTCCTAGTCAACAGGAGGCTGTAGATCAAAGCGACTCCGCTTTAGAAAACCTATCGATCTCATCGAATCTTGTACGCCGAAtgtactcttcttcttcttcgtcgaaA GAAAAATCCACCGGGACGATAGCCAACAAAGATAGTAGTATTGTTTCGAGGTTAAGTCGATCCTTGTCGAcaccagaaaatgaaaat ACTTTGCAGTCCTGTCAAGAAGCCAAACAGACAGATTCACCTTCGAGTGTTGATATTGACTATTTGCATTTTCCTCGTGCAATAACG GTAGATCCAGTTTTCCAAGATGATATAGATGAACCAGACCCAATAGTGAATACACCGACAGCACTTTTTCGCCATTCATCTAGGTCCTCGCAAGCCATTACAAAACAAGCT aTAACTACGAAAGAACTTTCAAAAACAGTAGAAGGCAGAAGTATAAAAGATGGTGCACAGTTGAACCCTCATCTAATAAAACCTTCTGCGCTCCCTCTGAAAGA GTTGAAATTATCGCCCAACGAATCCACTGCCTTTCAAGATTTATTTGGTAATCATGTCTACTGGCTCCAGCTGATCAAGCGGCCTAGACTTGTTGGCAACTCTGTTCTGTGGAACGATGTGTACCAGGAGCTTCAGCCAACGCGAATCGATACCGTTCCGGGCAAATGCGAAATCAAGTTTCGAACATTTTTACATGGAAATGTCATCACCAAATACTACAAACCGGTCAAGTTGAGTCAAAAAGCGAATGACGCCATCGATAACTACCCATTTGCCGCCTGGACACCACTGATCACAGTCTCAAGCGAAACGATTCACGTTTTAAAGCTCGCTCGCATCACGGGGATCGACGATCCAATGCTGCCACTCATTCCAGAACTGATCATTTCTTGA
- the LOC124209262 gene encoding uncharacterized protein LOC124209262 isoform X1 gives MDGTCIATANELQSENMDDDGRPKSTSSDTSIPLEDDTLADTVSNKKPVVVPSTMFEYIGPVTGKDMSHFKCLLGCLPSYNTNGSPKYISCSNYSRFNIRRHVKLKHMASLNQFDNETTNLHGYATENEHQSELDDDGRPKSTSSDTSIPLEDDTLGDTVSNKKPVVVPSTMFEYIGPVTGTDMSHFKCLMGCLPTYNTNGSPKYISCSNNSRFNIRRHVKSKHEAKLKQFDNETKNLHGEPTKKRSKSSSQNLKQNCQKNNDISSKTVSCQTEFGDLGSNDTTTNPLKDKDHSTKSIGFKKPIKVPRTMFQYIGPGKGTEMSLFKCLLGCVPMYNSNGTEKYISCANSSRFNLRRHVKFKHKSKLHLFNEKSKRQRSLKEDLPDKQSESTRFQLRPILNQQENPLRDKTVGETPHKSLSITEDSASSANSLVETARDKNLSVIESSPLPFVDVTDFLQMTLDVRPSSARGGNVPSCPSQQEAVDQSDSALENLSISSNLVRRMYSSSSSSKEKSTGTIANKDSSIVSRLSRSLSTPENENTLQSCQEAKQTDSPSSVDIDYLHFPRAITVDPVFQDDIDEPDPIVNTPTALFRHSSRSSQAITKQAITTKELSKTVEGRSIKDGAQLNPHLIKPSALPLKELKLSPNESTAFQDLFGNHVYWLQLIKRPRLVGNSVLWNDVYQELQPTRIDTVPGKCEIKFRTFLHGNVITKYYKPVKLSQKANDAIDNYPFAAWTPLITVSSETIHVLKLARITGIDDPMLPLIPELIIS, from the exons ATGGATGGGACTTGCATTGCAACTGCCAATGAACTCCAATCAGAAAAtatggatgatgatggaaggCCTAAAAGTACCAGTAGTGATACATCCATCCCACT tgaagATGATACCTTGGCGGACACTGTCAGTAATAAAAAACCAGTTGTAGTTCCCAGCACAATGTTTGAATATATTGGACCTGTCACAGGAAAAGACATGTCTCACTTTAAATGCTTACTGGGCTGTTTACCTTCATACAATACCAACGGTTCTCCGAAGTACATCTCTTGCTCGAACTACTCAAGATTCAATATTCGCAGGCATGTGAAG TTAAAGCACATGGCTAGTCTGAATCAGTTTGAtaatgaaacaacaaatttacatGGATATGCAACTGAAAATGAACACCAATCAGAattggatgatgatggaaggCCTAAAAGTACCAGTAGTGATACATCCATCCCACT TGAAGATGATACCTTGGGGGACACTGTCAGTAATAAAAAACCAGTTGTAGTTCCCAGCACAATGTTTGAATATATTGGGCCTGTCACAGGAACAGACATGTCCCACTTCAAATGCTTAATGGGCTGTTTACCTACATACAATACCAACGGTTCTCCGAAGTACATTTCTTGCTCGAACAACTCTAGATTCAATATTCGCAGGCATGTGAAG TCAAAGCACGAAGCTAAACTGAAGCAGTTTGataatgaaaccaaaaatttgcATGGAgaaccaacaaaaaagaggagtAAATCATCATCTCAGAATCTGAAACAGAATTGTCAAAAGAATAATGACATTTCTAGTAAAACTGTGTCCTGCCAAACAGAATTTGGTGATTTAGGATCTAATGATACCACCACCAATCCACT CAAAGACAAAGATCACTCTACCAAATCCATCGGATTCAAGAAACCAATCAAAGTTCCAAGAACAATGTTTCAGTACATTGGCCCTGGAAAAGGAACAGAAATGTCGCTATTTAAATGTTTGCTTGGATGTGTACCAATGTACAACTCCAATGGcacagaaaaatatatttcttgtGCCAACAGTTCACGGTTCAATCTGCGCAGGCACGTCAAG ttcaaACACAAATCCAAACTGCATCTGTTCAATGAAAAGTCCAAGCGGCAGCGTTCTTTGAAAGAAGATCTCCCAGACAAACAGAGCGAATCTACACGGTTTCAACTCAGACCAATTCTCAACCAGCAAGAAAATCCGCTTCGAGACAAAACAGTCGGG GAAACTCCCCATAAGTCATTAAGTATAACGGAAGATTCGGCATCTTCCGCTAATTCACTT GTTGAAACAGCCAGAGATAAAAACCTCTCCGTTATCGAAAGTTCGCCTTTACCTTTTGTTGATGTCACGGAT TTTCTCCAGATGACCCTTGATGTTCGGCCATCTTCAGCGAGAGGTGGAAATGTACCTTCTTGTCCTAGTCAACAGGAGGCTGTAGATCAAAGCGACTCCGCTTTAGAAAACCTATCGATCTCATCGAATCTTGTACGCCGAAtgtactcttcttcttcttcgtcgaaA GAAAAATCCACCGGGACGATAGCCAACAAAGATAGTAGTATTGTTTCGAGGTTAAGTCGATCCTTGTCGAcaccagaaaatgaaaat ACTTTGCAGTCCTGTCAAGAAGCCAAACAGACAGATTCACCTTCGAGTGTTGATATTGACTATTTGCATTTTCCTCGTGCAATAACG GTAGATCCAGTTTTCCAAGATGATATAGATGAACCAGACCCAATAGTGAATACACCGACAGCACTTTTTCGCCATTCATCTAGGTCCTCGCAAGCCATTACAAAACAAGCT aTAACTACGAAAGAACTTTCAAAAACAGTAGAAGGCAGAAGTATAAAAGATGGTGCACAGTTGAACCCTCATCTAATAAAACCTTCTGCGCTCCCTCTGAAAGA GTTGAAATTATCGCCCAACGAATCCACTGCCTTTCAAGATTTATTTGGTAATCATGTCTACTGGCTCCAGCTGATCAAGCGGCCTAGACTTGTTGGCAACTCTGTTCTGTGGAACGATGTGTACCAGGAGCTTCAGCCAACGCGAATCGATACCGTTCCGGGCAAATGCGAAATCAAGTTTCGAACATTTTTACATGGAAATGTCATCACCAAATACTACAAACCGGTCAAGTTGAGTCAAAAAGCGAATGACGCCATCGATAACTACCCATTTGCCGCCTGGACACCACTGATCACAGTCTCAAGCGAAACGATTCACGTTTTAAAGCTCGCTCGCATCACGGGGATCGACGATCCAATGCTGCCACTCATTCCAGAACTGATCATTTCTTGA
- the LOC124209262 gene encoding uncharacterized protein LOC124209262 isoform X4, whose amino-acid sequence MDGTCIATANELQSENMDDDGRPKSTSSDTSIPLEDDTLADTVSNKKPVVVPSTMFEYIGPVTGKDMSHFKCLLGCLPSYNTNGSPKYISCSNYSRFNIRRHVKSKHEAKLKQFDNETKNLHGEPTKKRSKSSSQNLKQNCQKNNDISSKTVSCQTEFGDLGSNDTTTNPLKDKDHSTKSIGFKKPIKVPRTMFQYIGPGKGTEMSLFKCLLGCVPMYNSNGTEKYISCANSSRFNLRRHVKFKHKSKLHLFNEKSKRQRSLKEDLPDKQSESTRFQLRPILNQQENPLRDKTVGETPHKSLSITEDSASSANSLVETARDKNLSVIESSPLPFVDVTDFLQMTLDVRPSSARGGNVPSCPSQQEAVDQSDSALENLSISSNLVRRMYSSSSSSKEKSTGTIANKDSSIVSRLSRSLSTPENENTLQSCQEAKQTDSPSSVDIDYLHFPRAITVDPVFQDDIDEPDPIVNTPTALFRHSSRSSQAITKQAITTKELSKTVEGRSIKDGAQLNPHLIKPSALPLKELKLSPNESTAFQDLFGNHVYWLQLIKRPRLVGNSVLWNDVYQELQPTRIDTVPGKCEIKFRTFLHGNVITKYYKPVKLSQKANDAIDNYPFAAWTPLITVSSETIHVLKLARITGIDDPMLPLIPELIIS is encoded by the exons ATGGATGGGACTTGCATTGCAACTGCCAATGAACTCCAATCAGAAAAtatggatgatgatggaaggCCTAAAAGTACCAGTAGTGATACATCCATCCCACT tgaagATGATACCTTGGCGGACACTGTCAGTAATAAAAAACCAGTTGTAGTTCCCAGCACAATGTTTGAATATATTGGACCTGTCACAGGAAAAGACATGTCTCACTTTAAATGCTTACTGGGCTGTTTACCTTCATACAATACCAACGGTTCTCCGAAGTACATCTCTTGCTCGAACTACTCAAGATTCAATATTCGCAGGCATGTGAAG TCAAAGCACGAAGCTAAACTGAAGCAGTTTGataatgaaaccaaaaatttgcATGGAgaaccaacaaaaaagaggagtAAATCATCATCTCAGAATCTGAAACAGAATTGTCAAAAGAATAATGACATTTCTAGTAAAACTGTGTCCTGCCAAACAGAATTTGGTGATTTAGGATCTAATGATACCACCACCAATCCACT CAAAGACAAAGATCACTCTACCAAATCCATCGGATTCAAGAAACCAATCAAAGTTCCAAGAACAATGTTTCAGTACATTGGCCCTGGAAAAGGAACAGAAATGTCGCTATTTAAATGTTTGCTTGGATGTGTACCAATGTACAACTCCAATGGcacagaaaaatatatttcttgtGCCAACAGTTCACGGTTCAATCTGCGCAGGCACGTCAAG ttcaaACACAAATCCAAACTGCATCTGTTCAATGAAAAGTCCAAGCGGCAGCGTTCTTTGAAAGAAGATCTCCCAGACAAACAGAGCGAATCTACACGGTTTCAACTCAGACCAATTCTCAACCAGCAAGAAAATCCGCTTCGAGACAAAACAGTCGGG GAAACTCCCCATAAGTCATTAAGTATAACGGAAGATTCGGCATCTTCCGCTAATTCACTT GTTGAAACAGCCAGAGATAAAAACCTCTCCGTTATCGAAAGTTCGCCTTTACCTTTTGTTGATGTCACGGAT TTTCTCCAGATGACCCTTGATGTTCGGCCATCTTCAGCGAGAGGTGGAAATGTACCTTCTTGTCCTAGTCAACAGGAGGCTGTAGATCAAAGCGACTCCGCTTTAGAAAACCTATCGATCTCATCGAATCTTGTACGCCGAAtgtactcttcttcttcttcgtcgaaA GAAAAATCCACCGGGACGATAGCCAACAAAGATAGTAGTATTGTTTCGAGGTTAAGTCGATCCTTGTCGAcaccagaaaatgaaaat ACTTTGCAGTCCTGTCAAGAAGCCAAACAGACAGATTCACCTTCGAGTGTTGATATTGACTATTTGCATTTTCCTCGTGCAATAACG GTAGATCCAGTTTTCCAAGATGATATAGATGAACCAGACCCAATAGTGAATACACCGACAGCACTTTTTCGCCATTCATCTAGGTCCTCGCAAGCCATTACAAAACAAGCT aTAACTACGAAAGAACTTTCAAAAACAGTAGAAGGCAGAAGTATAAAAGATGGTGCACAGTTGAACCCTCATCTAATAAAACCTTCTGCGCTCCCTCTGAAAGA GTTGAAATTATCGCCCAACGAATCCACTGCCTTTCAAGATTTATTTGGTAATCATGTCTACTGGCTCCAGCTGATCAAGCGGCCTAGACTTGTTGGCAACTCTGTTCTGTGGAACGATGTGTACCAGGAGCTTCAGCCAACGCGAATCGATACCGTTCCGGGCAAATGCGAAATCAAGTTTCGAACATTTTTACATGGAAATGTCATCACCAAATACTACAAACCGGTCAAGTTGAGTCAAAAAGCGAATGACGCCATCGATAACTACCCATTTGCCGCCTGGACACCACTGATCACAGTCTCAAGCGAAACGATTCACGTTTTAAAGCTCGCTCGCATCACGGGGATCGACGATCCAATGCTGCCACTCATTCCAGAACTGATCATTTCTTGA
- the LOC124209262 gene encoding uncharacterized protein LOC124209262 isoform X3 — MDGTCIATANELQSENMDDDGRPKSTSSDTSIPLEDDTLGDTVSNKKPVVVPSTMFEYIGPVTGTDMSHFKCLMGCLPTYNTNGSPKYISCSNNSRFNIRRHVKSKHEAKLKQFDNETKNLHGEPTKKRSKSSSQNLKQNCQKNNDISSKTVSCQTEFGDLGSNDTTTNPLKDKDHSTKSIGFKKPIKVPRTMFQYIGPGKGTEMSLFKCLLGCVPMYNSNGTEKYISCANSSRFNLRRHVKFKHKSKLHLFNEKSKRQRSLKEDLPDKQSESTRFQLRPILNQQENPLRDKTVGETPHKSLSITEDSASSANSLVETARDKNLSVIESSPLPFVDVTDFLQMTLDVRPSSARGGNVPSCPSQQEAVDQSDSALENLSISSNLVRRMYSSSSSSKEKSTGTIANKDSSIVSRLSRSLSTPENENTLQSCQEAKQTDSPSSVDIDYLHFPRAITVDPVFQDDIDEPDPIVNTPTALFRHSSRSSQAITKQAITTKELSKTVEGRSIKDGAQLNPHLIKPSALPLKELKLSPNESTAFQDLFGNHVYWLQLIKRPRLVGNSVLWNDVYQELQPTRIDTVPGKCEIKFRTFLHGNVITKYYKPVKLSQKANDAIDNYPFAAWTPLITVSSETIHVLKLARITGIDDPMLPLIPELIIS; from the exons ATGGATGGGACTTGCATTGCAACTGCCAATGAACTCCAATCAGAAAAtatggatgatgatggaaggCCTAAAAGTACCAGTAGTGATACATCCATCCCACT TGAAGATGATACCTTGGGGGACACTGTCAGTAATAAAAAACCAGTTGTAGTTCCCAGCACAATGTTTGAATATATTGGGCCTGTCACAGGAACAGACATGTCCCACTTCAAATGCTTAATGGGCTGTTTACCTACATACAATACCAACGGTTCTCCGAAGTACATTTCTTGCTCGAACAACTCTAGATTCAATATTCGCAGGCATGTGAAG TCAAAGCACGAAGCTAAACTGAAGCAGTTTGataatgaaaccaaaaatttgcATGGAgaaccaacaaaaaagaggagtAAATCATCATCTCAGAATCTGAAACAGAATTGTCAAAAGAATAATGACATTTCTAGTAAAACTGTGTCCTGCCAAACAGAATTTGGTGATTTAGGATCTAATGATACCACCACCAATCCACT CAAAGACAAAGATCACTCTACCAAATCCATCGGATTCAAGAAACCAATCAAAGTTCCAAGAACAATGTTTCAGTACATTGGCCCTGGAAAAGGAACAGAAATGTCGCTATTTAAATGTTTGCTTGGATGTGTACCAATGTACAACTCCAATGGcacagaaaaatatatttcttgtGCCAACAGTTCACGGTTCAATCTGCGCAGGCACGTCAAG ttcaaACACAAATCCAAACTGCATCTGTTCAATGAAAAGTCCAAGCGGCAGCGTTCTTTGAAAGAAGATCTCCCAGACAAACAGAGCGAATCTACACGGTTTCAACTCAGACCAATTCTCAACCAGCAAGAAAATCCGCTTCGAGACAAAACAGTCGGG GAAACTCCCCATAAGTCATTAAGTATAACGGAAGATTCGGCATCTTCCGCTAATTCACTT GTTGAAACAGCCAGAGATAAAAACCTCTCCGTTATCGAAAGTTCGCCTTTACCTTTTGTTGATGTCACGGAT TTTCTCCAGATGACCCTTGATGTTCGGCCATCTTCAGCGAGAGGTGGAAATGTACCTTCTTGTCCTAGTCAACAGGAGGCTGTAGATCAAAGCGACTCCGCTTTAGAAAACCTATCGATCTCATCGAATCTTGTACGCCGAAtgtactcttcttcttcttcgtcgaaA GAAAAATCCACCGGGACGATAGCCAACAAAGATAGTAGTATTGTTTCGAGGTTAAGTCGATCCTTGTCGAcaccagaaaatgaaaat ACTTTGCAGTCCTGTCAAGAAGCCAAACAGACAGATTCACCTTCGAGTGTTGATATTGACTATTTGCATTTTCCTCGTGCAATAACG GTAGATCCAGTTTTCCAAGATGATATAGATGAACCAGACCCAATAGTGAATACACCGACAGCACTTTTTCGCCATTCATCTAGGTCCTCGCAAGCCATTACAAAACAAGCT aTAACTACGAAAGAACTTTCAAAAACAGTAGAAGGCAGAAGTATAAAAGATGGTGCACAGTTGAACCCTCATCTAATAAAACCTTCTGCGCTCCCTCTGAAAGA GTTGAAATTATCGCCCAACGAATCCACTGCCTTTCAAGATTTATTTGGTAATCATGTCTACTGGCTCCAGCTGATCAAGCGGCCTAGACTTGTTGGCAACTCTGTTCTGTGGAACGATGTGTACCAGGAGCTTCAGCCAACGCGAATCGATACCGTTCCGGGCAAATGCGAAATCAAGTTTCGAACATTTTTACATGGAAATGTCATCACCAAATACTACAAACCGGTCAAGTTGAGTCAAAAAGCGAATGACGCCATCGATAACTACCCATTTGCCGCCTGGACACCACTGATCACAGTCTCAAGCGAAACGATTCACGTTTTAAAGCTCGCTCGCATCACGGGGATCGACGATCCAATGCTGCCACTCATTCCAGAACTGATCATTTCTTGA
- the LOC124209264 gene encoding 26S proteasome complex subunit SEM1-like — protein sequence MADVKIEKTDSTTEKPKVDLGLLEEDDEFEEFPADDWTGKEEDADDVNVWEDNWDDDNVEDDFSQQLRAALEKQGIKMEQ from the exons ATGGCAGATGTGAAGATTGAAAAAACTGACTCCACCACCGAAAAGCCAAAAGTAGATTTAGGTCTGCTCGAGGAAGACGATGAATTCGAAGAGTTTCCGGCTGATG ATTGGActggcaaagaagaagatgctgaCGATGTCAATGTCTGGGAAGACAACTGGGATGATGACAACGTTGAAGATGATTTCAGCCAGCAATTGAG gGCTGCTCTGGAGAAACAAGGCATTAAAATGGAACAGTGA